A stretch of DNA from Paenibacillus albus:
GGTCGCGCCAATATTCCGGAACAATACGGAAATAGTGCATGGCCCCCGATAGAATCCGAACGGGTTCCCTATTATAGACAAATTGATCTCCTTCAACCGTAAACGTAGCCATCAATAGTTCCCCTTTTGTTAAAAAGTGTATGGTTAAAGCCCTGCAGTCTTCGTGACATCCGGATTCTCCGCTTCGCTCGCCTTATTGGAGACATAATAGGGCTTCCTCACCTTCCTCAGGTTTCACGACAATAACGATATTATGAAGGTCCTTCTGGCTCATCCTTCACCTTGAGAGCTCATATTCAGTACTGAAAATGATCGAAAGATTGTATAACCTTCTGGTTCCCCGTAAACGCCTTTGGCATATATACCCATTCGAGGGGCTGTGAAGCAATGGAACCGATTGTGATGCTCAGGATACAAGAACTCGGCCGAAAGCTCGATGCCCGTGTGTACGAATTGCTTGCCACACAATGAATAGGAAAACGAAATCATTTGCGACTTGGCATCCAGCTTGAGCTTTAGCCAGATCTGCTCCCCGTACTGGAGTGGTAGCCTCCATGTTTCGAGTGTCTTCTTCATGACATTGACGTACTGGCTCACTTCCAAGAAGAGCCCGTCATGCTCCTGATTTTCATTCAAACGCTTGACGTCGAAGGTTTGCCCCGCCGTCTGCCCAAGTCCGTTACGAACCGTAAAGAAGAGGAATGCATCCGAATCTCTGTATACGGTCATCCCCGCTTCTTCTCCTTTGCTCGCCGTGTTGAAACAGAACGAGGTTGTAGCTTCAAAGCCGAGTGCATTCCAGCGCCTCGTCAGGATCAGCGTCGATTGCAGCGAGTAGGGAATGAACGGCTTGCAGTTTATTCGCAGTCCATCCGGCGTCATGGAGTACCCTTTATCGACCGGATGCCTGACCCATTCCCAATCAGCAGAAAGCTTGCCTGTCTCAAAACCATCGGCTTCCGTCCGCTCGGTTTCCATCCCATAATCCGGCGTCACTACAACCTCCATAGGCGAACCTGAATCCCCGACTACGAACCAGTCATCCTTCGTCCAATGGACGGGCTGTATGAAGGTCTCCCTGCCGAGCGGACAGTATCCGCCCGGCGTTAACGGACGTCCGCCAAGATGGAACATCCACCAGTTTCCGTCTAGATCCTGTACGAGCTTCCCGTGGCCAACGCGTTGAATGCGCTTGTTCGAATCCTTCTGCGCGAGCACGGGATTGTGTGGGCAAGGCTCGTAAGGTCCCCATATTGAACGGCTCCGGGCTACTGTTTCCATATGGTCGAAGAAGGTGCCCCCTTCAGCAAGCATGAGATAATACCATCCGTTCCGCTTCAGGATATGCGGTGCCTCCGGCGCAGCGCCTCCTGTTCCGGGCCATACTTGCTTCGCTTCGCCTATGAGGTGCGAACCGTCTCTTGCAAGCTCATGCACCCATCCGCCTCCAAACGCCAAATAGCGTCTGCCGTCATCGTCATTGAAGATCGAAGGATCGATAAAGTGATGATTAAGCATAATCGCTTCGCTGTATGGACCCTCCGGCCGATCTGCCACGAACAGCAGCGTTGTACAGCGCGGCTGGCCATGATAATAAGGGACCACGACCCAGAACTTCCCGTCATAGTAGGAAATATCCGGAGCAAATACACCGAATGAGTCAGGGATCCCCGTCAAGTCAAGCTGGCTCCTGCGCGTAATGACATGCCCGATTGGTTTCCAATTCGCCAGATCAGAGGATTGGAGAATTTGAACCCCGGGGAAAAATTGAAATGTTGACGTGACCATATAGTAGTCGGAACCAACCCGAACAATCGATGGATCCGG
This window harbors:
- a CDS encoding glycoside hydrolase family 43 protein; this translates as MSRNVRHLSNPVLPGDNPDPSIVRVGSDYYMVTSTFQFFPGVQILQSSDLANWKPIGHVITRRSQLDLTGIPDSFGVFAPDISYYDGKFWVVVPYYHGQPRCTTLLFVADRPEGPYSEAIMLNHHFIDPSIFNDDDGRRYLAFGGGWVHELARDGSHLIGEAKQVWPGTGGAAPEAPHILKRNGWYYLMLAEGGTFFDHMETVARSRSIWGPYEPCPHNPVLAQKDSNKRIQRVGHGKLVQDLDGNWWMFHLGGRPLTPGGYCPLGRETFIQPVHWTKDDWFVVGDSGSPMEVVVTPDYGMETERTEADGFETGKLSADWEWVRHPVDKGYSMTPDGLRINCKPFIPYSLQSTLILTRRWNALGFEATTSFCFNTASKGEEAGMTVYRDSDAFLFFTVRNGLGQTAGQTFDVKRLNENQEHDGLFLEVSQYVNVMKKTLETWRLPLQYGEQIWLKLKLDAKSQMISFSYSLCGKQFVHTGIELSAEFLYPEHHNRFHCFTAPRMGIYAKGVYGEPEGYTIFRSFSVLNMSSQGEG